A stretch of the Lactuca sativa cultivar Salinas chromosome 9, Lsat_Salinas_v11, whole genome shotgun sequence genome encodes the following:
- the LOC111885358 gene encoding pentatricopeptide repeat-containing protein At3g49170, chloroplastic isoform X2, which produces MSRNWSTSSMNVHEKNPSKKQKQFMGSTENGLFHDAFRYFIEMQTYGIFPDAFTYSAFIQLCLGLDYLNLGKMIHAQIIKTRYTLNVRVATSLLNMYAKMRKVNDSWKVFSSMEEHNEVSWNALISGFTENGLFAKAFDSFLEMIEKGFTPNKFTFVSVLKAIGKLHDVNKGKHVHKCIVESDMESDVFVGTSLIDMYSKCGDISDARFVFETNFITCSLNMPWNAMLSGYIQCNCIQEALELYIRMCESNIKSDVYTYCSVFTAIATMKSLRLVRQVHGIVKKSGYESYDNDNDTVSLSVRNAIGDAYAKCGSLEDVKTVFDKVKERDVVSWTILMSCYSRCLQWEEALVIFSEMRKDGFTPNQFTFSNALVACASLCFLEYGRQLHGLIWKTGWNTDKCIESGLIDMYAKCGSLNDAKIVFESVNNHDVVTWTSIISSYAQHGDVVNALEMFKKMKDHGFEPNSITMLCVLFACSHGGRVEEGLYYFKTMKEIYNLVPQMEHYSCVVDMLGRVGRINDAYEFIKKMDVEPNVMVWENLLGACRVYGNIELGEIAAKKIISINPHDSSPYVLLSNAYVQRGSFMEGIGVRNVMKERGVKKEAGCSWICVRGRVHKFYAKDEEHEEKNELYFVLDVLKEKLRDMGYIPDLRYVLESDS; this is translated from the exons ATGTCCAGAAATTGGTCAACTTCCTCCATGAATGTTCACGAAAAAAATCCATCAAAGAAGCAAAAGCAATTCATGG GATCAACAGAGAATGGGCTATTTCATGATGCATTCAGATACTTCATTGAGATGCAAACTTATGGGATATTTCCAGATGCATTCACCTATTCTGCATTTATTCAATTATGTCTAGGCCTTGATTATCTTAATTTGGGAAAAATGATACACGCACAGATAATTAAAACAAGATACACATTAAATGTTCGTGTTGCCACATCACTTCTTAACATGTATGCAAAGATGAGAAAGGTTAATGATTCATGGAAAGTTTTCTCTTCAATGGAAGAACATAATGAAGTTTCATGGAATGCTTTGATATCAGGGTTCACAGAAAATGGTCTCTTTGCAAAAGCATTTGATTCTTTTCTTGAAATGATTGAAAAAGGATTTACTCCTAATAAATTCACATTTGTCAGCGTTCTAAAGGCAATTGGGAAATTGCATGATGTTAATAAAGGCAAACATGTCCATAAATGCATTGTTGAATCGGATATGGAGTCTGATGTTTTTGTGGGAACTTCATTAATTGATATGTACTCAAAATGTGGAGATATATCGGATGCtagatttgtttttgaaacaaacTTCATCACTTGTTCTTTAAACATGCCATGGAATGCAATGCTTTCAGGCTACATACAATGTAATTGCATCCAAGAAGCTCTAGAGCTTTATATAAGAATGTGTGAATCCAATATAAAATCAGACGTTTACACTTATTGTAGTGTATTTACCGCAATTGCCACTATGAAAAGTTTAAGGTTAGTGAGACAAGTTCATGGGATTGTGAAAAAATCTGGATACGAATCATATGACAATGACAATGACACTGTGTCCTTAAGTGTTAGAAATGCAATTGGAGATGCATACGCTAAATGTGGTTCACTTGAAGATGTAAAGACAGTGTTTGATAAAGTAAAGGAACGAGACGTAGTATCGTGGACAATCTTGATGAGTTGTTATTCTCGGTGTCTTCAATGGGAGGAAGCGCTTGTGATTTTCTCGGAGATGAGAAAAGACGGTTTTACCCCTAATCAGTTTACGTTTTCTAATGCACTTGTAGCGTGTGCTAGTCTTTGTTTTCTTGAATATGGTCGACAACTTCATGGGCTTATATGGAAAACCGGATGGAATACTGATAAATGTATAGAAAGTGGTTTGATTGATATGTATGCAAAATGTGGAAGCTTAAATGATGCGAAAATTGTATTCGAGAGTGTAAATAATCATGATGTTGTGACATGGACATCTATTATTTCAAGCTATGCACAACATGGTGATGTTGTTAATGCTCTTGAAATGTTCAAGAAGATGAAAGATCATGGTTTTGAACCGAATTCTATCACAATGTTGTGTGTTTTGTTTGCTTGTAGCCATGGAGGtagggtagaagaaggactttattatttcaaaaccaTGAAGGAAATTTACAATTTAGTCCCTCAAATGGAGCATTATAGTTGTGTTGTTGATATGTTAGGTCGTGTTGGACGTATAAATGATGCATATGAGTTTATAAAGAAAATGGACGTAGAACCGAATGTAATGGTTTGGGAGAATTTGTTAGGAGCATGTAGGGTTTATGGAAATATTGAATTAGGAGAGATAGCTGCAAAAAAGATAATTTCAATTAATCCACATGATTCGTCTCCTTATGTTCTTCTTTCTAATGCGTATGTGCAAAGAGGGAGTTTTATGGAAGGAATTGGAGTGAGAAATGTGATGAAAGAAAGAGGAGTTAAGAAGGAAGCGGGGTGTAGTTGGATATGTGTTAGAGGTAGAGTTCATAAGTTTTATGCAaaagatgaagaacatgaagaaaaaaatgaattatattttGTGTTGGATGTGTTGAAAGAAAAGCTAAGAGATATGGGTTATATACCGGATTTAAGATACGTATTGGAAAGTGATTCTTGA
- the LOC111885358 gene encoding putative pentatricopeptide repeat-containing protein At1g56570 isoform X1: MATDLLVKSTCLDFSSKLGLFTSNSHNRAKSSTKSLSSLPTCKNRVVQIQSYSDQIHVQKLVNFLHECSRKKSIKEAKAIHGYVLKSNYSNEDLLILLNHVAHTYSKCSNLKEAQLLFNTMCEKNVFSWTVMVTGSTENGLFHDAFRYFIEMQTYGIFPDAFTYSAFIQLCLGLDYLNLGKMIHAQIIKTRYTLNVRVATSLLNMYAKMRKVNDSWKVFSSMEEHNEVSWNALISGFTENGLFAKAFDSFLEMIEKGFTPNKFTFVSVLKAIGKLHDVNKGKHVHKCIVESDMESDVFVGTSLIDMYSKCGDISDARFVFETNFITCSLNMPWNAMLSGYIQCNCIQEALELYIRMCESNIKSDVYTYCSVFTAIATMKSLRLVRQVHGIVKKSGYESYDNDNDTVSLSVRNAIGDAYAKCGSLEDVKTVFDKVKERDVVSWTILMSCYSRCLQWEEALVIFSEMRKDGFTPNQFTFSNALVACASLCFLEYGRQLHGLIWKTGWNTDKCIESGLIDMYAKCGSLNDAKIVFESVNNHDVVTWTSIISSYAQHGDVVNALEMFKKMKDHGFEPNSITMLCVLFACSHGGRVEEGLYYFKTMKEIYNLVPQMEHYSCVVDMLGRVGRINDAYEFIKKMDVEPNVMVWENLLGACRVYGNIELGEIAAKKIISINPHDSSPYVLLSNAYVQRGSFMEGIGVRNVMKERGVKKEAGCSWICVRGRVHKFYAKDEEHEEKNELYFVLDVLKEKLRDMGYIPDLRYVLESDS; the protein is encoded by the exons ATGGCAACCGATTTATTAGTAAAAAGCACATGTCTTGATTTCTCTTCTAAGCTTGGCTTATTCACCTCAAATTCACATAACAGA GCTAAAAGTTCAACAAAATCTTTGTCCTCTCTCCCTACCTGTAAAAATCGGGTAGTCCAAATCCAAAGTTACAGTGATCAAATTCATGTCCAGAAATTGGTCAACTTCCTCCATGAATGTTCACGAAAAAAATCCATCAAAGAAGCAAAAGCAATTCATGGGTATGTGTTAAAATCCAATTATTCCAATGAAGACTTACTGATATTACTCAATCATGTAGCTCACACATACTCAAAGTGCTCAAATTTGAAAGAAGCTCAGTTATTATTCAACACAATGTGtgaaaaaaatgttttttcaTGGACTGTAATGGTTACAGGATCAACAGAGAATGGGCTATTTCATGATGCATTCAGATACTTCATTGAGATGCAAACTTATGGGATATTTCCAGATGCATTCACCTATTCTGCATTTATTCAATTATGTCTAGGCCTTGATTATCTTAATTTGGGAAAAATGATACACGCACAGATAATTAAAACAAGATACACATTAAATGTTCGTGTTGCCACATCACTTCTTAACATGTATGCAAAGATGAGAAAGGTTAATGATTCATGGAAAGTTTTCTCTTCAATGGAAGAACATAATGAAGTTTCATGGAATGCTTTGATATCAGGGTTCACAGAAAATGGTCTCTTTGCAAAAGCATTTGATTCTTTTCTTGAAATGATTGAAAAAGGATTTACTCCTAATAAATTCACATTTGTCAGCGTTCTAAAGGCAATTGGGAAATTGCATGATGTTAATAAAGGCAAACATGTCCATAAATGCATTGTTGAATCGGATATGGAGTCTGATGTTTTTGTGGGAACTTCATTAATTGATATGTACTCAAAATGTGGAGATATATCGGATGCtagatttgtttttgaaacaaacTTCATCACTTGTTCTTTAAACATGCCATGGAATGCAATGCTTTCAGGCTACATACAATGTAATTGCATCCAAGAAGCTCTAGAGCTTTATATAAGAATGTGTGAATCCAATATAAAATCAGACGTTTACACTTATTGTAGTGTATTTACCGCAATTGCCACTATGAAAAGTTTAAGGTTAGTGAGACAAGTTCATGGGATTGTGAAAAAATCTGGATACGAATCATATGACAATGACAATGACACTGTGTCCTTAAGTGTTAGAAATGCAATTGGAGATGCATACGCTAAATGTGGTTCACTTGAAGATGTAAAGACAGTGTTTGATAAAGTAAAGGAACGAGACGTAGTATCGTGGACAATCTTGATGAGTTGTTATTCTCGGTGTCTTCAATGGGAGGAAGCGCTTGTGATTTTCTCGGAGATGAGAAAAGACGGTTTTACCCCTAATCAGTTTACGTTTTCTAATGCACTTGTAGCGTGTGCTAGTCTTTGTTTTCTTGAATATGGTCGACAACTTCATGGGCTTATATGGAAAACCGGATGGAATACTGATAAATGTATAGAAAGTGGTTTGATTGATATGTATGCAAAATGTGGAAGCTTAAATGATGCGAAAATTGTATTCGAGAGTGTAAATAATCATGATGTTGTGACATGGACATCTATTATTTCAAGCTATGCACAACATGGTGATGTTGTTAATGCTCTTGAAATGTTCAAGAAGATGAAAGATCATGGTTTTGAACCGAATTCTATCACAATGTTGTGTGTTTTGTTTGCTTGTAGCCATGGAGGtagggtagaagaaggactttattatttcaaaaccaTGAAGGAAATTTACAATTTAGTCCCTCAAATGGAGCATTATAGTTGTGTTGTTGATATGTTAGGTCGTGTTGGACGTATAAATGATGCATATGAGTTTATAAAGAAAATGGACGTAGAACCGAATGTAATGGTTTGGGAGAATTTGTTAGGAGCATGTAGGGTTTATGGAAATATTGAATTAGGAGAGATAGCTGCAAAAAAGATAATTTCAATTAATCCACATGATTCGTCTCCTTATGTTCTTCTTTCTAATGCGTATGTGCAAAGAGGGAGTTTTATGGAAGGAATTGGAGTGAGAAATGTGATGAAAGAAAGAGGAGTTAAGAAGGAAGCGGGGTGTAGTTGGATATGTGTTAGAGGTAGAGTTCATAAGTTTTATGCAaaagatgaagaacatgaagaaaaaaatgaattatattttGTGTTGGATGTGTTGAAAGAAAAGCTAAGAGATATGGGTTATATACCGGATTTAAGATACGTATTGGAAAGTGATTCTTGA
- the LOC111885354 gene encoding amino acid transporter AVT6C → MSPVNSDNVVPLLPEHESPETPTEEKQPSVSGAVFNVSTSIIGAGIMSIPATLKVLGVFPAFVLIVLIAWLVDVSVEFMLRFSYAGGSTTYAGLMKESFGKIGSVAVQICVMITNLGCLIIYLIIIGDVLSGAQSGEESVHLGVLQEWFGIHWWNTRNVAILFIVIFVMLPLVLFRRVEFLSMSSAIAVLLAIVFVGICSAMAISATVKGETRNIRLLPQLDDQAAFFNLFTAIPVIVTAFTFHFNVHAIGVELGKPEAMASAVRISLILCALIYFSIGLFGYILFGDSIEADILVNFDEATGSMIGSVLNDIVRLSYAFHLMLVFPLLNFSLRTNIDEFLFPDKSLLAKDNKRFLFLTFILLAAAYLIAIAIPNIWYFFQFMGSTAAVSIAFIFPGALALRDVHGISSRKDKIIGATMIILAVITSTIAISSNLYSLGN, encoded by the exons ATGTCGCCGGTCAACTCTGATAATGTAGTTCCACTTCTGCCGGAGCATGAATCACCGGAAACACCCACAGAGGAGAAGCAACCGTCGGTTTCCGGAGCCGTGTTCAATGTTTCCACGAGCATAATAGGTGCCGGAATTATGTCGATTCCGGCGACTCTCAAAGTTTTAGGCGTATTTCCAGCGTTTGTGTTGATCGTGCTGATTGCGTGGCTGGTGGATGTTTCTGTGGAGTTCATGTTGAGGTTTAGTTACGCTGGGGGATCCACGACGTATGCAGGACTGATGAAGGAGTCGTTTGGAAAGATAGGATCTGTTGCTGTTCAGATTTGTGTGATGATTACGAATCTCGGTTGTTTGATCATCTATCTCATCATCATCG GAGATGTTCTCTCAGGAGCGCAATCTGGAGAAGAATCGGTTCATTTGGGAGTATTGCAAGAATGGTTCGGTATTCACTGGTGGAACACACGCAACGTCGCCATCCTCTTCATCGTTATCTTCGTTATGCTTCCATTAGTCTTATTCCGCCGTGTTG AATTTCTATCGATGAGCTCAGCAATAGCTGTTCTACTCGCAATAGTGTTCGTCGGAATCTGTTCAGCCATGGCGATCTCTGCAACTGTCAAAGGAGAAACAAGGAACATCAGATTATTACCTCAGTTAGATGATCAAGCCGCCTTCTTCAACCTCTTTACAGCCATCCCTGTCATCGTCACAGCTTTCACTTTCCATTTCAATG TTCATGCGATTGGCGTTGAGCTAGGTAAACCGGAAGCAATGGCGTCTGCAGTTCGAATCTCTCTCATACTCTGTGCCCTAATTTACTTCTCAATTGGGCTATTTGGGTACATTCTGTTTGGGGATTCAATCGAGGCTGACATTCTTGTAAACTTTGATGAAGCAACTGGATCGATGATTGGATCAGTGTTGAATGATATTGTTCGATTAAGCTATGCATTCCACTTGATGCTGGTGTTCCCTTTGTTGAACTTTTCTTTGAGAACAAATATCGATGAGTTTCTTTTCCCTGATAAGTCTCTTCTTGCTAAAGACAACAAGAGATTTCTGTTCCTCACATTTATTCTGCTAGCTGCAGCTTATCTCATCGCCATAGCCATTCCAAATATATGGTATTTCTTTCAGTTCATGGGATCAACAGCTGCTGTTAGCATTGCCTTCATCTTCCCTGGTGCTCTTGCTCTCAG AGATGTACATGGCATATCTTCAAGAAAGGACAAGATAATTGGAGCAACTATGATAATTCTTGCTGTTATTACAAGCACAATTGCAATTTCTTCCAATCTCTACAGCTTAGGAAACTAA